In the genome of Photobacterium sp. TLY01, one region contains:
- a CDS encoding YitT family protein: MKHRGHSRKENLIAILTGTFIVAQGVFFLQQAHLLTGGTTGLALLLTHFVDFSFGQLYFVINIPFYIMAWCRMNRRFAISSICCGALVSVMTDNLHHFVELSQFDRVYCAVMGGMLMGLGMLILFRHNTSLGGFNVLVLYLQEKFGVSAGKLQMGIDIAILVCSYVLMTPTILMLSLLGAVMLNLVLAMNHKPGRYNDGKAVAQATD, encoded by the coding sequence TTGAAACACCGCGGTCACTCTCGCAAAGAAAACCTAATCGCTATTCTTACGGGTACATTCATCGTCGCGCAAGGCGTTTTTTTCTTACAGCAAGCCCATTTACTGACAGGCGGCACCACGGGCTTAGCCCTTTTGCTGACTCATTTTGTGGATTTCAGTTTTGGCCAGCTGTATTTCGTCATCAACATTCCGTTTTACATCATGGCCTGGTGCCGGATGAACCGCCGTTTTGCAATCTCCAGTATTTGCTGCGGCGCATTAGTGTCTGTGATGACAGATAACCTGCATCACTTTGTCGAGCTCAGTCAGTTTGATCGGGTGTACTGTGCGGTGATGGGCGGGATGCTGATGGGACTGGGGATGCTGATCCTGTTTCGGCATAACACCAGCCTGGGCGGGTTTAACGTACTGGTGCTGTATCTGCAGGAGAAATTCGGGGTGTCAGCCGGGAAGCTTCAGATGGGAATCGATATCGCGATTCTGGTTTGTTCCTATGTTCTGATGACCCCCACCATTTTGATGCTGTCATTACTCGGTGCTGTGATGCTCAACCTGGTACTGGCCATGAACCACAAGCCCGGCCGCTACAATGACGGCAAGGCCGTGGCTCAGGCAACAGACTGA
- the glnB gene encoding nitrogen regulatory protein P-II, protein MKKIEAIIKPFKLDDVREALAEVGITGMTVSEVKGFGRQKGHTELYRGAEYMVDFLPKVKLEIVVTDDVAEQCVDTIIETAQTGKIGDGKIFMFDIERVVRIRTGEEDEDAI, encoded by the coding sequence ATGAAAAAAATCGAAGCCATTATAAAGCCATTCAAGTTGGATGATGTGCGTGAGGCCCTGGCAGAGGTGGGGATCACGGGGATGACAGTGTCCGAAGTGAAAGGTTTTGGTCGTCAGAAAGGCCATACTGAGCTGTACCGCGGTGCGGAATATATGGTGGACTTTCTGCCGAAAGTGAAACTGGAAATTGTGGTCACGGATGATGTGGCCGAGCAATGTGTCGACACCATTATCGAAACGGCGCAAACCGGTAAAATCGGTGATGGTAAAATCTTCATGTTTGATATTGAGCGTGTTGTCCGTATCCGTACCGGTGAAGAAGACGAAGACGCGATCTGA
- the purL gene encoding phosphoribosylformylglycinamidine synthase: MEILRGSPALSEFRVNKLLARCQESGLPVTGIYAEYMHFAELATPLNSEALGTLTSLLTYGPTIAEHEPAGHLFLVTPRPGTISPWSSKATDIAHNCGLVQIKRLERGTAYYVETRAELSAEQLSALKGLLHDRMMEVVFDDLAQAEALFRHAEPAPLQSVDILAGGRRALEEANVTLGLALAEDEIDYLVENFTKLGRNPNDIELMMFAQANSEHCRHKIFNADWTIDGVEQEKSLFKMIKNTYEQNSEYVLSAYKDNAAVMTGSEVGRFFPDAYNRQYNYHQEAAHILMKVETHNHPTAISPWPGASTGSGGEIRDEGATGIGGKPKAGLVGFTVSNLRVPGFEQPWETDFGKPGRIVTALDIMLEGPLGGAAFNNEFGRPNLLGYFRTYEEKVVSHNGEEIRGYHKPIMIAGGMGNIREEHVQKKEIPVGAKLIVLGGPAMNIGLGGGAASSMASGQSAENLDFASVQRENPEMERRCQEVIDRCWQLGDDNPIAFIHDVGAGGISNALPELVNDGERGGKFQLRDVPNDEPGMSPLEIWCNESQERYVLAVAPEHMAVFDAICQRERAPYAVVGEATEERHLTLDDSHFDNTPIDMPLDILLGKPPKMHRDVTSQKVQGTAINRDGIELTEATHRVLRLPAVAEKTFLITIGDRTVTGLVARDQMVGPWQVPVANCAVTAASYDTYHGEAMSMGERTPVALLDFAASSRLAVGEAITNIASADIGDLKRIKLSANWMSPAGHPGEDAGLYEAVKAVGEELCPALGLTIPVGKDSMSMKTKWEENGEEKEVTSPLSLVITAFGRVEDVRKTVTPQLRTDKGDSSLILIDLGCGKNRLGATALAQVYKQLGDKPADVDSPELLKGFFQAVQKLVRDEKLLAYHDRGDGGLYVTLAEMAFAGHTGVEVDLNTTDGDSCDDVLAMLFNEELGAVLQVRTDDLELVENELAKYGLASCSHVIGTVVDEDVVRIWNGNDLVLDQNRTELRAIWAETTYQMQAMRDNPAGALQEFEAKKDSQDPGLSASLSFDINEDVAAPFIATGARPKMAILREQGVNSHVEMAAAFDRAGFDARDVHMSDILSGRVELDGFHGLVACGGFSYGDVLGAGEGWAKSVLFNNMARDQFERFFHRDSTFALGVCNGCQMMSNLRDLIPGAELWPRFVRNESERFEARFSLVEVQQSDSLFLNGMAGSRMPIAVSHGEGRVEVRHAEHLSAIEQSGTVALRFLDNYGNVTQNYPANPNGSPNGITGLTTQDGRVTIMMPHPERVFRTVANSWHPDDWNENSPWMRMFRNARVNLG; this comes from the coding sequence ATGGAAATTTTGCGTGGTTCACCCGCACTGTCTGAGTTTCGTGTCAACAAGCTGCTAGCGCGTTGCCAAGAGTCCGGTCTGCCTGTCACCGGCATCTACGCCGAATACATGCACTTTGCTGAGCTGGCAACGCCGCTGAACAGCGAAGCGCTGGGCACGCTGACCAGCCTGCTCACCTATGGCCCTACGATTGCCGAACATGAACCTGCGGGTCACTTGTTCCTGGTCACGCCGCGTCCCGGCACCATTTCACCCTGGTCTTCCAAAGCAACAGATATCGCCCATAACTGCGGTCTGGTGCAAATCAAGCGCCTTGAGCGCGGTACGGCCTATTATGTTGAAACCCGTGCTGAGCTGAGCGCAGAGCAACTGTCTGCGCTGAAAGGGCTGTTGCATGATCGCATGATGGAAGTTGTGTTTGACGATCTCGCTCAGGCTGAAGCGCTGTTCCGTCATGCTGAACCGGCACCGCTGCAGAGCGTGGATATTCTGGCTGGCGGTCGCCGTGCGCTGGAAGAAGCCAATGTCACTCTGGGTCTGGCACTGGCCGAAGATGAAATTGATTATCTGGTTGAGAACTTCACCAAGCTGGGGCGCAACCCGAACGACATTGAGCTGATGATGTTTGCCCAGGCAAACTCTGAGCACTGCCGTCATAAAATCTTTAACGCTGACTGGACGATCGACGGTGTTGAGCAGGAAAAGTCGCTGTTCAAGATGATCAAGAACACTTATGAGCAGAACAGCGAATACGTGTTGTCGGCTTATAAAGACAACGCTGCTGTCATGACTGGCTCTGAAGTGGGCCGCTTCTTCCCGGATGCGTACAACCGCCAGTACAACTATCATCAGGAAGCAGCCCACATCCTGATGAAAGTGGAAACCCACAACCACCCGACGGCGATTTCGCCATGGCCGGGCGCATCGACCGGTTCAGGCGGTGAAATTCGTGATGAAGGCGCGACAGGGATCGGTGGCAAACCCAAAGCCGGTCTGGTTGGCTTTACCGTTTCTAACCTGCGTGTGCCGGGTTTTGAACAGCCGTGGGAAACGGATTTTGGTAAGCCTGGCCGCATCGTGACCGCGCTGGACATCATGCTGGAAGGCCCGCTGGGTGGCGCGGCATTCAACAATGAGTTCGGCCGTCCTAACCTGCTGGGTTACTTCCGTACCTATGAAGAAAAAGTGGTCTCTCACAATGGCGAAGAAATTCGTGGTTACCATAAGCCGATTATGATTGCCGGTGGTATGGGTAACATTCGTGAAGAGCATGTTCAGAAGAAAGAGATTCCGGTTGGCGCTAAGCTGATCGTGCTGGGTGGTCCGGCAATGAACATTGGCCTGGGCGGCGGTGCAGCATCTTCTATGGCTTCCGGTCAGTCGGCTGAAAACCTGGATTTTGCTTCTGTGCAGCGTGAAAACCCGGAAATGGAACGCCGTTGCCAGGAAGTGATCGATCGCTGCTGGCAGCTGGGTGATGACAACCCGATTGCCTTTATCCACGATGTCGGCGCGGGCGGTATTTCCAATGCGCTGCCTGAGCTGGTGAACGATGGCGAACGCGGTGGTAAATTCCAGCTGCGTGATGTCCCTAACGATGAGCCTGGCATGAGCCCGCTGGAAATCTGGTGTAATGAATCCCAGGAACGTTACGTGCTGGCGGTTGCACCTGAGCATATGGCTGTCTTTGATGCTATCTGTCAGCGTGAGCGTGCACCGTATGCGGTCGTGGGCGAGGCAACAGAAGAGCGTCACCTGACGCTGGACGACAGCCATTTCGATAATACGCCGATTGATATGCCGCTGGACATTCTGCTGGGCAAGCCACCGAAAATGCACCGTGACGTGACGTCGCAAAAAGTGCAGGGCACGGCGATTAACCGCGACGGGATCGAACTGACCGAAGCGACCCATCGTGTGCTGCGTCTGCCGGCTGTTGCCGAGAAAACTTTCCTGATCACTATCGGTGATCGGACAGTCACCGGTCTGGTCGCCCGCGATCAGATGGTTGGCCCGTGGCAGGTTCCTGTGGCCAACTGTGCAGTCACAGCAGCAAGTTATGACACGTACCATGGTGAAGCCATGTCGATGGGTGAGCGCACGCCGGTGGCGCTGCTGGACTTTGCCGCTTCTTCCCGTCTGGCTGTGGGTGAAGCGATCACTAACATTGCCAGCGCCGATATCGGTGATCTGAAGCGGATCAAACTGTCAGCGAACTGGATGTCACCAGCCGGTCACCCGGGCGAAGATGCCGGTCTGTACGAAGCCGTTAAAGCCGTGGGTGAGGAATTGTGTCCGGCGCTGGGCCTGACGATTCCAGTTGGTAAAGATTCCATGTCGATGAAGACCAAGTGGGAAGAGAACGGTGAAGAGAAAGAAGTGACTTCTCCGCTGTCTCTGGTGATCACGGCGTTTGGTCGTGTGGAAGATGTGCGTAAAACCGTGACCCCACAACTGCGTACCGACAAAGGTGACTCCAGCCTGATTCTGATCGATCTCGGCTGCGGTAAGAACCGTCTGGGTGCGACAGCACTGGCTCAGGTTTACAAACAACTGGGTGATAAACCTGCTGACGTTGACAGCCCTGAGCTGCTGAAAGGTTTCTTCCAGGCTGTACAAAAACTGGTGCGTGACGAGAAACTGCTGGCTTACCATGACCGTGGTGACGGTGGTCTGTATGTCACACTGGCTGAAATGGCCTTTGCCGGTCATACCGGTGTCGAAGTGGATCTCAACACCACTGACGGCGACAGCTGTGACGATGTACTGGCGATGCTGTTCAACGAAGAGCTGGGTGCTGTGCTGCAAGTGCGGACTGACGATCTGGAACTGGTTGAAAACGAGCTGGCGAAGTACGGTCTGGCATCGTGCAGCCATGTGATCGGCACTGTGGTTGACGAAGACGTGGTGCGTATCTGGAACGGTAACGATCTGGTGCTGGATCAAAACCGCACTGAATTGCGTGCTATCTGGGCGGAAACCACCTATCAGATGCAGGCGATGCGTGATAATCCGGCAGGTGCGCTGCAGGAATTTGAAGCCAAGAAAGACAGTCAGGATCCGGGTCTGAGTGCTTCGCTCAGCTTTGATATCAATGAAGATGTGGCTGCACCATTTATCGCCACCGGCGCCCGTCCTAAGATGGCCATTCTGCGTGAGCAGGGGGTGAACTCCCATGTTGAGATGGCAGCCGCTTTTGACCGTGCTGGTTTCGATGCCCGTGATGTTCACATGAGTGACATTCTGTCGGGGCGTGTGGAACTGGATGGCTTTCATGGTCTGGTGGCCTGTGGTGGTTTCTCGTACGGTGACGTACTGGGTGCCGGTGAAGGTTGGGCAAAGTCTGTGCTGTTCAATAACATGGCGCGTGATCAGTTCGAGCGTTTCTTCCACCGTGACAGCACCTTCGCACTGGGCGTGTGTAACGGTTGCCAGATGATGTCTAATCTGCGCGATCTGATCCCGGGTGCTGAACTGTGGCCACGTTTCGTGCGTAACGAATCGGAGCGCTTTGAAGCCCGTTTCAGCCTGGTAGAAGTACAGCAGAGTGATTCACTGTTCCTGAACGGCATGGCTGGTTCGCGGATGCCAATCGCGGTGTCGCACGGTGAAGGTCGTGTGGAAGTGCGTCATGCTGAGCATCTGTCTGCGATTGAGCAGTCAGGCACCGTTGCGCTGCGTTTCCTTGATAACTACGGCAATGTCACGCAGAACTACCCGGCTAACCCGAATGGTTCGCCGAACGGCATCACCGGCCTGACAACCCAGGATGGCCGGGTGACGATTATGATGCCTCACCCGGAGCGTGTGTTCCGGACTGTGGCGAACTCCTGGCATCCGGATGACTGGAATGAAAACAGCCCTTGGATGCGTATGTTCCGTAATGCACGTGTCAATCTGGGTTAA
- the mltF gene encoding membrane-bound lytic murein transglycosylase MltF produces the protein MTAFTLSGCQWESDTRTELERIRDSGVLRIGTLNNQISYYIGPDGPTGLDYDLAQRFADKLGVKLEMQPLFSLSGLFPALKRGDVDLLAAGLTMTPERVRAFRAAPAYYYASQILVYKKGQWRPRDLADLSQNKGSLTVVRDSSHEKTLDIIKKDHPTLVWQTIDEIDSEELLRQVAAGELDYTVADSVDVALSQRIHPDIAVALELTDDEPIGWFMEQSNDDSLYALLIEFFGELKQSGELAKLEEKYFGHVDQFDYVDTRAFLRALETKLPRWEGTFKKYASEFDWRLLAALSYQESHWNPRAVSPTGVRGMMMLTLPTAKSVGVQNRLDPEQSIRGGTDYLRKMVARVPDSIEEHEKVWFALASYNVGFGHMMDARRLTKKQGGNPDAWSDVKQRLPLLRQRKYYRQTRYGYARGDEALLYVENIRRYYQSIIGYEQAHSQPVNSEGIRLVDDWQTITPDGPEANATNTVSETAEQTLDEVLDKTKANKSVSR, from the coding sequence CTGACAGCATTCACATTATCTGGCTGCCAGTGGGAAAGTGACACCCGCACTGAGCTGGAACGGATACGCGACAGTGGCGTTTTGCGCATTGGCACACTGAATAACCAGATTTCCTACTATATAGGTCCGGACGGCCCTACCGGGCTGGATTATGACCTTGCGCAGCGCTTCGCTGACAAACTGGGTGTAAAGCTGGAAATGCAGCCTTTATTCTCCTTATCCGGTCTGTTTCCGGCGCTGAAGCGGGGCGATGTCGATCTGCTTGCTGCCGGCCTGACCATGACCCCGGAACGGGTGCGTGCGTTCCGCGCTGCGCCAGCCTATTACTATGCCAGCCAGATCCTGGTGTACAAGAAAGGCCAGTGGCGGCCGCGTGATCTGGCCGATCTGTCTCAGAACAAAGGCTCTCTGACCGTCGTTCGCGACTCCAGTCATGAAAAAACGCTGGATATAATCAAGAAGGACCACCCGACCCTGGTCTGGCAAACCATTGATGAAATTGACAGCGAGGAGCTGCTGCGCCAGGTCGCCGCCGGTGAACTGGATTATACCGTCGCCGACTCGGTCGATGTCGCCCTCAGCCAGCGCATTCATCCCGATATTGCGGTTGCCCTTGAGCTGACCGATGACGAACCCATCGGCTGGTTCATGGAACAGAGCAATGACGATAGCCTCTATGCCCTGCTGATTGAGTTTTTCGGTGAACTGAAGCAAAGCGGTGAACTCGCCAAACTGGAAGAAAAATATTTCGGCCATGTTGATCAGTTTGACTACGTCGACACGCGCGCCTTTTTAAGAGCGCTGGAAACCAAGCTCCCCCGCTGGGAAGGGACGTTTAAGAAATACGCCAGCGAATTTGACTGGCGCTTGCTGGCGGCCTTGTCTTATCAGGAGTCACACTGGAACCCCAGAGCCGTTTCACCCACAGGGGTGCGTGGCATGATGATGCTGACCCTGCCGACAGCCAAATCGGTCGGCGTCCAGAACCGTTTGGATCCGGAACAGAGCATCCGGGGCGGCACGGATTACCTGAGAAAAATGGTCGCCCGGGTGCCCGACAGCATTGAGGAGCATGAAAAGGTCTGGTTTGCACTCGCCTCTTACAATGTCGGCTTTGGCCATATGATGGATGCCCGCCGCCTGACCAAGAAGCAGGGGGGCAACCCGGATGCCTGGAGCGATGTCAAGCAGCGTCTGCCACTGCTACGACAGCGTAAATACTACCGGCAAACCCGCTATGGTTATGCCCGTGGCGACGAAGCGCTCCTGTATGTAGAAAACATCCGTCGTTACTATCAGAGCATCATCGGCTACGAACAGGCACACAGTCAGCCGGTGAACAGCGAAGGGATTCGACTGGTTGATGACTGGCAGACAATTACGCCGGACGGGCCTGAAGCTAACGCGACAAATACGGTGAGCGAAACCGCTGAACAGACACTGGATGAGGTCTTGGATAAAACCAAAGCCAATAAGAGCGTGAGCCGCTGA
- the tadA gene encoding tRNA adenosine(34) deaminase TadA: MRRAIELASLAEAEGEVPVGAVAVLNGRVIGEGWNRSIGQHDATAHAEIMALRQAGKVCSNYRLLDVVLYVTLEPCPMCAAAMVHSRIGRVVFGAPDPKTGAAGSVMNLLSYAGVNHHVAFQGGVLDTECRQQLQAFFKRRRAEKKALKQQADQRTVTQGSHKKDP, from the coding sequence ATGCGGCGTGCCATTGAACTGGCAAGCCTGGCTGAAGCTGAAGGTGAAGTTCCTGTTGGCGCTGTTGCTGTCCTGAATGGCCGGGTGATCGGTGAAGGCTGGAATCGTTCGATCGGCCAGCATGATGCCACGGCACACGCAGAGATCATGGCGCTGCGTCAGGCTGGCAAAGTGTGCAGCAACTACCGTCTGCTGGATGTGGTGCTGTATGTCACCCTGGAACCTTGTCCTATGTGTGCGGCGGCTATGGTGCACAGCCGGATTGGCCGGGTCGTCTTTGGCGCGCCGGATCCGAAAACCGGGGCGGCGGGCAGTGTGATGAACCTGCTCAGCTATGCCGGGGTCAATCACCATGTCGCGTTTCAGGGCGGGGTACTCGATACCGAGTGCCGCCAGCAACTACAGGCCTTTTTTAAACGCCGCCGTGCCGAGAAAAAAGCCCTGAAGCAGCAGGCCGATCAGAGAACCGTCACCCAGGGCAGCCACAAAAAAGACCCATAA
- a CDS encoding S-(hydroxymethyl)glutathione dehydrogenase/class III alcohol dehydrogenase, whose product MDTIKSRAAVAWGPNQPLTIEEVDVQLPKAGEVLVRIVASGVCHTDAFTLSGDDPEGIFPAILGHEGGGIVEKVGAGVTTVQVGDHVIPLYTPECGECKFCLSGKTNLCQKIRDTQGRGLMPDGTTRFSLNGEPIYHYMGCSTFSEYTVLPEISLAKVNPAAPLEEICLLGCGVTTGMGAVLNTAKVHKGDTVAIFGLGGIGLSAIIGATMAGASRIIGIDINEHKFALAKKLGATDCVNPKDHDKPIQEVIIEMTDGGVDFSFECIGNVNVMRSALECCHKGWGESVIIGVAGAGQEISTRPFQLVTGRVWRGTAFGGVKGRTQLPDIVERYLQGEFQLHDFITHTMPLDDINQAFELMHQGKSIRSVIHF is encoded by the coding sequence ATGGACACTATTAAATCCAGGGCGGCCGTTGCCTGGGGGCCAAATCAGCCACTGACCATCGAAGAAGTCGATGTCCAGCTCCCGAAAGCCGGAGAGGTGCTGGTGCGTATTGTTGCCTCAGGCGTCTGCCATACCGATGCATTTACCTTATCCGGCGACGATCCGGAAGGGATCTTCCCTGCCATTCTCGGTCATGAAGGGGGTGGCATCGTTGAAAAAGTCGGCGCCGGCGTCACCACGGTACAAGTGGGCGACCATGTCATTCCCCTGTACACCCCGGAATGCGGCGAGTGTAAATTCTGCCTGTCGGGCAAAACCAATCTGTGCCAGAAAATTCGCGACACTCAGGGCAGAGGGCTGATGCCGGACGGCACCACACGTTTTTCCCTCAATGGCGAACCGATTTATCACTATATGGGCTGCTCAACCTTCTCCGAATACACGGTACTGCCTGAAATTTCACTGGCCAAAGTGAATCCGGCCGCACCGCTGGAAGAGATCTGCCTGCTCGGCTGCGGGGTCACAACCGGGATGGGCGCAGTGCTCAACACGGCGAAAGTGCACAAAGGCGATACCGTGGCCATCTTCGGCTTAGGCGGCATTGGCCTGTCCGCCATCATCGGGGCCACCATGGCCGGGGCATCCCGCATCATCGGGATTGATATCAATGAGCATAAGTTTGCTCTGGCTAAAAAACTGGGCGCCACTGACTGTGTGAACCCCAAAGATCATGACAAGCCAATCCAGGAAGTCATCATTGAGATGACCGATGGCGGTGTCGATTTTTCCTTTGAGTGCATCGGCAATGTCAATGTCATGCGCTCGGCACTGGAGTGCTGCCATAAAGGATGGGGCGAATCGGTGATTATCGGGGTCGCCGGTGCCGGACAGGAAATCTCCACCCGCCCTTTTCAGCTGGTCACCGGGCGAGTCTGGCGCGGTACCGCATTTGGTGGCGTCAAAGGCCGTACTCAATTGCCCGATATCGTCGAGCGTTACCTTCAGGGTGAATTTCAGCTGCACGATTTCATCACACATACCATGCCACTGGATGATATCAATCAGGCCTTTGAGCTGATGCATCAGGGCAAAAGTATCCGTTCTGTGATCCACTTCTGA
- the fghA gene encoding S-formylglutathione hydrolase, translated as MTLDLVIRNKCFGGWQQQWDHYSDVLNCTMRFAVFLPPQVEEGDPVPVLYWLSGLTCTDENFMQKSGAQRIAAELGMAIVAPDTSPRGADVPDDPNQDYDLGLGAGFYVNATEPPWNQHYQMYDYIADELPSLIESQFPVTQQRAIAGHSMGGHGALVIALRNPQRYSSVSAFSPISHPSDCPWGQKAFAHYLGPDDGINWQQYDACELLALSTPHLPVLIDQGTADQFLSEQLKPGALLKAAEQAGYPISLRMQPDYDHSYYFIASFIEEHLRFHARWFDH; from the coding sequence ATGACACTGGACCTTGTCATCAGGAACAAATGTTTTGGCGGCTGGCAGCAGCAATGGGACCATTATTCCGATGTGCTCAATTGCACGATGCGTTTTGCCGTTTTTCTGCCGCCTCAGGTTGAGGAAGGCGACCCCGTCCCTGTGCTGTACTGGCTGTCCGGGCTGACCTGTACTGATGAAAACTTCATGCAAAAATCCGGCGCGCAGCGCATTGCGGCTGAGCTCGGCATGGCCATTGTGGCGCCAGATACCAGTCCGCGCGGCGCAGACGTGCCAGATGATCCCAATCAGGACTACGATCTTGGCTTGGGTGCGGGGTTCTACGTCAATGCCACCGAGCCGCCCTGGAACCAGCACTATCAGATGTATGACTATATCGCCGATGAGCTCCCCAGCCTGATTGAGTCGCAGTTTCCGGTCACACAGCAACGGGCGATCGCCGGACATTCGATGGGCGGCCATGGCGCGCTGGTCATTGCGTTGCGCAATCCGCAGCGTTACAGCTCGGTGTCGGCTTTCAGTCCGATCAGTCACCCAAGCGACTGTCCCTGGGGCCAAAAAGCCTTTGCCCATTATCTCGGGCCGGATGATGGCATCAACTGGCAGCAGTATGATGCCTGCGAATTACTGGCCCTCAGCACCCCACACCTTCCGGTACTGATCGATCAGGGCACGGCCGATCAATTCCTGAGCGAGCAACTGAAACCAGGCGCGCTGCTCAAGGCCGCGGAACAAGCCGGTTATCCCATCAGTCTGCGGATGCAGCCGGACTATGACCACAGCTATTACTTTATTGCCAGCTTTATCGAAGAACACCTGAGATTTCATGCCCGGTGGTTTGATCATTAA
- a CDS encoding AbgT family transporter, which yields MSETLNPAKHSRGVIAFIERAGQKIPDPVVIFMFLFAFVLVLTSLIGGMQFEVMGADGSGVTHIIKSMTETEHVRWLFDNALLQNWLAFGRGVLGVILIVMLAVGIAEHSGLLSALIKKIGLRISDRWLPYMVVFLGIMSSIASDAGYLVLVPLAGLLYAGLGKNPLIGMAAAFAGVSAGFSANLIPATPSDVILGVNARIFAESQGVPFTTASGEPLNPATMHYYFIFVSTIVLTVVGGWITNRFIAPRLSDMAFQLPDDLKLDDFQLSEQEQKGLLMAGLGLLAALLGVYLLATGPLAPYTNADGREVTPYLDNVILLISFVFVVVGLCYGITTRKFKSLQDVVTAMVKQMNTMGYILVLTFFCYNFLAMLSYSGLGTYVTYLGATFLSSLGLQSFPIALIIGFILTTAFINLFVGGMTSKWMLLGPIFVPMLYQVNPNMTPDLVTAAFRVADSSTNIITPMMTYAGVILAFMRKYKPELKFGDVISMMVPYSAAFLVLWSALLVGFFAFGLPLGF from the coding sequence ATGAGTGAGACCCTCAATCCGGCGAAGCATTCGCGGGGTGTGATTGCGTTCATTGAACGCGCGGGACAAAAAATACCGGATCCGGTTGTGATCTTCATGTTCTTGTTCGCTTTTGTGCTGGTTCTGACCAGTCTGATTGGTGGGATGCAGTTTGAGGTCATGGGCGCTGATGGCAGCGGCGTGACGCATATCATTAAAAGCATGACGGAAACAGAGCATGTTCGCTGGCTCTTCGATAACGCTTTGCTGCAGAACTGGCTGGCGTTCGGCCGCGGTGTATTGGGCGTGATTCTGATTGTGATGCTGGCTGTGGGCATTGCGGAGCATTCCGGTTTGCTTTCAGCGTTGATCAAGAAAATTGGCCTGCGGATCAGCGATCGCTGGTTGCCGTATATGGTGGTTTTTCTGGGGATTATGTCCTCGATTGCCAGTGATGCGGGCTATCTGGTTCTGGTTCCGCTGGCAGGCCTGTTGTATGCCGGTTTGGGTAAGAACCCGCTGATTGGGATGGCTGCGGCATTTGCTGGCGTTTCTGCCGGTTTCAGTGCGAACCTGATCCCCGCAACACCTTCTGATGTCATCCTTGGGGTCAACGCACGCATTTTTGCCGAGTCGCAGGGTGTTCCGTTTACAACGGCCAGCGGTGAACCGCTGAACCCGGCGACCATGCACTATTACTTCATTTTTGTGTCGACCATTGTGCTGACTGTGGTGGGTGGCTGGATCACCAACCGCTTTATTGCCCCGCGTTTGTCGGACATGGCGTTCCAGTTGCCGGATGATCTGAAACTGGATGACTTTCAGCTGTCAGAACAGGAGCAGAAAGGACTGCTGATGGCGGGGCTGGGCCTGCTGGCTGCTCTGCTGGGCGTTTATCTGCTGGCAACGGGTCCACTGGCTCCTTATACCAATGCTGACGGACGCGAAGTCACCCCGTACCTGGACAATGTGATTCTGCTGATTTCTTTTGTTTTTGTGGTGGTTGGTCTGTGCTATGGCATCACAACCCGGAAGTTCAAGTCGCTGCAGGACGTGGTGACGGCCATGGTGAAGCAGATGAACACCATGGGCTATATCCTGGTACTGACTTTCTTCTGCTACAACTTCCTGGCGATGCTGAGCTACTCGGGGTTGGGGACTTATGTGACTTATCTGGGCGCGACCTTCCTGAGCTCACTGGGTTTGCAGTCTTTCCCGATTGCACTGATCATCGGTTTTATTCTGACCACGGCATTCATCAACCTCTTTGTTGGCGGCATGACGTCCAAGTGGATGCTGCTGGGTCCGATTTTTGTCCCTATGCTGTATCAGGTCAACCCGAACATGACGCCGGATCTGGTCACGGCGGCGTTCCGGGTTGCGGATTCATCCACCAACATCATCACGCCAATGATGACTTATGCAGGGGTGATTCTGGCCTTTATGCGGAAGTACAAACCTGAACTCAAGTTTGGTGATGTGATCAGCATGATGGTGCCTTACTCTGCAGCCTTCCTGGTGCTGTGGTCGGCACTGCTGGTGGGTTTCTTCGCTTTCGGCCTGCCTTTGGGTTTCTGA